Within the Pseudomonas mendocina genome, the region GCCTCAGCGCACGGGTCATCGGCCTGCTCGGTGAGCAGTTGGCACATGGCGAGCCGGACCGCGCCGAACTGGCGCGGGCGCTCAACCTCAGCGAACGCACGCTGCAGCGACGCCTGGCCGAAGAGGATTGCAGCTACCAGCAACTGCTGGCCGACACACGTCGGCAACTGGCTGAGCAGCATCTGCGCGACGGTCGCCTGCCTGCGGCGGAAATCGCCCTGCTGCTGGGCTACTCCGAGCCCAGCGTATTTTTCCGCGCCTTTCGCCAATGGACAGGCCTGACACCCGGCGAATACCGCGCGCAACAGGCCGAAAGCTCGCCAGGTCGAGCAACGACGCCACAGACTGATCCTGATCAATAAATCGCCAGCGGCGGCACCCTAGTATTGCTAGCCAATTGCCATACAGCGCGACCGTCATGCCTCAGACCCATCTGCTGCTCAGCTTGCCGGACACCGCCTCCAGCCAGCAGATCGCCCATCTGCTGCGTCGCCAGGCCCCTCACTGCCAGGTCATCGAGAGCCTCGACAGCTGCCAGCAGCAGCCGTTGTGTCGCTGGCTGCAACGCCTGCCGGTGGGCAGCCTGGGCGATGTGCAAAGCAATCTCGACGACGCCATCGAGGTTCTCGAACGCACCCGGCACGCCTTCAAGTCGGGCCAGCTGGCAGAGCTGCGCAAGCGCCTGAGCCAGCTGCGTGAGGAGTTGTCCGCGCTGGGGCAATGCGGTAAAAGCTAGCCGCAGTAGGTTCCGCCCACGCGGAGACCGGCTTTGCCGGGCAGGACACAGGGCCTGCAAGACAGAGCGCCGCTGGCCGCCTTCCTTCGAGGAAGCGCGGCCAGCGGCGCTTTTTTTTGCGCTGAGGAAAAGCACGAGGCTGAGATGGGCAACGAACAAGAGTTTCTAGACCTGCTGCAACACATCGCTCCCGACCTGGATGAGCTGCGTCAGCGCCTGCGCTTTCTCGATTGGCGCCAGGTCGACAACGAGCGTCTGGCGCGTTGTGCGCAGCGGGTCGAACGCGCCAACCAGAACTTCGTCGATACGCTCTACCAGGAACTTGCCGACTACCCGGCGCCAACGGCCATTCTCGGCGACAGGGCCGTCATCGAACGTCTCAAGCAACGCCAGGCCGACTACTACCGCGGCCTCTGGCTAAGCCCACTGGACGAGGCCTACGTGCTGGAACGGCTGCGCATCGGCTGGGTCCACCAGCGCGTAGGGGTCGACCTCAAGTGGTACCTCGGCGCCTATCGCCTGTATCTGGATCGCCTGCTCGGCGAACTGCTCGGCTCCTCGGTGGCCAGCGATTGTTTCTCCAGCCTGATCAAGAAGGTGTTCTTCGACATCGGCCTGGCCTTGGACAGCTACGGCGCCGCCCAGCGCAAGGCGCTGCAGGACAGCGAGGCGCGCTATGCGCGCGCCATGCGTGGCGCCAACGACGGCCTGTGGGAATGGCAGCTGGAGCAGGACCAGCTGTACCTCTCCGAGCGCTGGATTCGCATGCTCGATCTCGACCGTGACAGCCTCTCGCCTACCAGCCAGAGCTGGTTCAGTCGCGTACACAGTGACGATCTGCCCGGCCTGCGCCAGGCCATCGACAATCACCTGCGCGGCCTGTCGCCCTTCCTGCACCACGAATACCGCATCCGCCGCCGCGACGGCAGTTACCTCTGGGTGCTGGTACGCGGTGTCGCCGATACCTGCAGCAGCGGCCTGCGGCGCATGGCCGGCTCGCAGAGCGACATCAGCCAGCGCCGCGCCGCCGAAGAGCAACTGCATCATGCCGCGCGCCACGATCCGCTCACCGGCCTGGCCAACCGCGCCCGCCTCAGCGAGCTGCTGCAACAGGCCGTGCAACGCCGGCAACGCCCCGGCGCCCGCGAGGCCGCGCTGCTGTTCATCGACCTCGATCGCTTCAAGCTGATCAACGACAGCCTCGGCCACCAGACCGGTGATCGCGTGCTGGTGGAAGTCGCCGAACGCCTCAGCCACTGCCTGCGTCCGGGGGACCACCTGGCGCGCTTCGGCGGCGACGAGTTCGTCGCCCTGCTCGACGACCTGGCCTGCATGGGCGACGCAGAGCGGGTCGCTCAGCGCATGCTCGACAGCCTGCACGTACCGCTGCGGCTGCCAGAGCAGACTCTGGCAGTCAGCGCCAGCATCGGTATCGCCGGCCTGCAGGAAAGCGGCCAGCCACTCGATCCGCTGCAGGCGGCCGATCTGGCGCTGTACCGCGCCAAGAGCGCGGGCAAGGCCCAGTTCGCCCGCTACAGCAACGAACTGCAGCAGCAGGCGCAGCGCCAGCTGGAATTGCAAAACGCCCTCGCCCAGGCGGGTGCGCGCGGCGAGCTACGCCTGGTGTACCAGCCGATCTGCCAGCTGGATGGCAACCAGCCTCGGCTGATTGGGGTGGAGGCTCTGCTGCGCTGGCAACACCAAGGGCGTGAGATCTCGCCGCTGGAGTTCATCCCGTGCCTGGAAGAGTCCGGCGAAATCCTCGCGGTGGGTGACTGGGTGCTGCAGCAGGCATGCAGCCAGGTGCGCGCCTGGCAGTTGGCTGGGCAGCCGCATCTGCGCTGCTCGGTCAACCTGTCCAGCCGCCAGTTGCAGCAGAGCGACTTCGCTGCGCGCGTCGCTGATATCCTCCGGCACAGCGGGCTGCCGCCGTCGAGCCTGGTGCTGGAAATCACCGAAAGCCAGTTGATGGAGGACAGCGCGCAAAATCTCGCCTGCCTGCGCGAACTGGCCAGCCTCGGCATTCAGTTGGCGCTCGATGATTTCGGCACAGGCTACTCCTCGCTCGGCTACCTCAAGCGCTTCCCGCTGCACATCATCAAGGTGGACAAGAGCTTCATCGCTGGCGCGCCACAGGACAGCGAGTCGCTGGCCATCACTCGGGCGATCATCGGCCTGGGCCACAGCCTGGGCCTGGCGGTGGTGGCCGAGGGTGTGGAGAAGCAGGCGCAGCTCGATTTTCTCTACAGCGAAGGTTGTCACTACGCCCAGGGTTACTGGTTCAGCCAGCCGCGTGCACCGCGCGAGTTGCAGCGCCTGCTCGACGGCGAGGACTGCTTCGAAGGCCTCTGGTGTCAGTTGCGCAAAGAGGGCGTGCAGGCATGAAGCGCAACCTGCCGGTGAGCGGCCGCCAGATTCCGGTACCGCCGCAGACCAACATCCTCTCCACGACCGATCTCAAAGGCGCGCTGACCTACGTCAACCCGGAATTAGTCGCCATCAGCGGCTTCAGCGAAGACGAGCTGATCGGTCGCAACCACAACATCGTGCGCCATCCGGACATGCCGCCCGCCGCCTTCGCCCACCTGTGGCAGACGCTCAAGTCCGGACGCTCGTGGATGGGCCTGGTGAAGAACCGCTGCAAGAACGGCGACCACTACTGGGTCAGCGCCTACGTCACGCCGATGCGCCGCGATGGGCAGGTGGTCGAGTACCAATCCGTGCGCACAGCGGCCAGCGCAGAGCAAGTCGCCAGCGCCGAGGCGCTGTATGCCGAACTGCTCGCCGGCCGTACGCCAAGCGCCTTGCGCCGGCCATTGCTGGAGCCGGGCCGGCGTCTCGCGCTGCTCGGCCTGCTACTGCCGCCTTTCGGCGCGCTGCTCACCAGCCTGGCGCTGGGCCTGCCGCTGCCGCCGCAACTGGCGGCCGGTGCACTGCTGGGGCTGGTGCTGGCAGGCGTCATTCAGCACGCCCTGCGGCCGCTGCGAGGCCTGGCGGAAATGGCCCGAAGGCATGCCGACAACCCGCTGAGCCAGTTCCTCTACAGCGGACGCCGTGATGACTTCGGCGCTATCGCCTTCGCCCTGCAAAGCCTGCAGGCCGAAGCCGGTGCGGTGGTCGGGCGCATCGCCGACTCGGCTCGGCAACTCAACGGTGAGGCCGGGCAACTGGCCGGTGCGGTGGAACATCACAACAGCGCCACCCTGCAACAGCACCAGGAAACCGAACAGGTCGCCAGTGCCATGGGGCAAATGGCGGTGAGCGTCCAGGAGGTGGCGCGCAACGCCCAGCTCAGCGCCAGCGCGGCCAGTGCAGCGGATCAGGAAACCGGCGATGGCCGGCAACTGGTGGAGGACACTCGCAGACAGATCGCTACTCTCGCCGAGGCGCTGCAGGCCAGCCATGCCCAGGTGCGCCAACTGGCCGACAGCAGCCGGGAGATCGGCAAGGTGCTCACAGTGATCGGCGACATCGCCGAGCGTACCAACCTGCTTGCCCTCAATGCCGCCATCGAGGCGGCCCGTGCCGGCGACGCCGGCCGTGGTTTCGCCGTGGTCGCCGATGAAGTGCGCGCGCTGGCCCGGCGCACCCAGGCGGCCACCAGCGAGATCGATGCCATCATCGGCGGCCTGCAAGGCACCATAGACGGCAGCGTCGCCGCGATGACCGATAGCCAGCAGCACGCTCAGGCCATTGCCGGCCAGGCGCAACAGGCCGCCGAGGCGTTGAGCGGAATCACCGAGCGGGTCAGCCAGATCAGCGACATGAACCTGCAGATCGCCAGTGCCGTGGAGCAGCAGAGCGCAGTCGGCGATGACATCCAGCGCAACCTGCATGGCATCCGCCAGGCTTGCGCCAGCACCGCCGAAGCGAGCGCCCGCAGCCATGGCAGCGCCGAGCAGCTCGCCGACCTCGCTGCACGCCTGCAGTTGCTGGCCGAGCAGTTCTGGAGTCAGCGTCAGGATCGCCCGATATGAGGCGCTGCACGCACCAGCCCATTATCCGCGTCGATGATGACTATGTCTGCGCCGGGCGTGCGAGCCACGACCCATGGGGTTAGAGTAGCCGGCCATGCAACGAGGAGACTCCCCATGAGCCGACTGGCCTCCATCAAGCTCTCCACCCTCGACCTGGCACCGATCCGCGATGACGGCGATGCCGCCCAGGCCCTGCACAACTCGCTGGCACTGGCCCGACACGTCGAAAGCCTCGGTTTCGAGCGCTTCTGGGTTGCCGAACACCACAACATGGACGGCATCGCCAGCTCCGCCACATCCGTCTTGCTCGGCTACCTGGCCGCCGGCACCTCGAAAATCCGCCTCGGTGCCGGCGGGGTGATGCTGCCCAACCATGCGCCACTGGTGATCGCCGAGCAGTTCGGCACCCTCGCCACGCTCTACCCCGGCCGAATCGAGCTGGGCCTGGGCCGCGCGCCCGGTGCCGACCAGTACACCGCCCATGCCCTGCGCCGTAGTCGCGACGGCAGCGTCGACGACTTCCCCAATGACGTCGAGGAGCTGCAGGCCTACCTCGGCCCGCGCCAGGAAGGACAACGGGTGATCGCCATGCCGGGCACCGGCACCAACGTGCCGATCTGGCTGCTCGGTTCCAGCCTGTTCAGCGCCCAGCTCGCCGGCATCAAGGGTCTGCCCTACGCCTTCGCCTCGCACTTCGCGCCGCGCTACCTGCACGAGGCGATCCGCATCTACCGCAATCACTTCCGCCCGTCAGAGGTGCTCGACAAGCCTTACGTGATGCTCGGCGTACCGCTACTGGCGGCCGACAGCGACGAGCAGGCGCAGCATCTGGCCACCTCGGCGTTCCAGCGCATTCTCGCGCTGATTCGTGGCCAGAGCCTGGTGCAGCGTGCGCCAGTGGCGAGCATGGAAGGCCTGTGGCTGCCGCACGAGCGCCAGGCGGTCAGCGAGTTTCTCGGCTTGGCCGCCATTGGCGGACCGCAGACCGTACGCCAGCGTCTCGAGCAACTGCTCGAACAGACCGAGGCGGACGAACTGATCTTCACCTGCGACATGTACGACTTCGCCGACCGTCTGCACGCCTTCGACATCCTTGCCGAACTGCAACGCGGCTAACAGCCTGCCAGGTGCCGAACTTGTGAGCGCGACAACCCTCTGAATGAGAACGGGCTGCCAGACCGGTGGCCTCGATCATTCAATGGGAGACGCATATGAAGAAGACAGCTTCGGCCCACTGGCAGGGCGGCATCAAGGACGGCAAGGGCACCATCTCCACTCAGAGCGGCGCGCTCAAGGACTCCCCTTACGGCTTCAACACCCGTTTCGAGGACAAGCCCGGCACCAACCCCGAGGAGCTGATCGGCGCCGCCCACGCCGGCTGTTTTTCCATGGCCCTATCCAAGGAGCTGGGCGAAGCCGGGATGACCGCCGAGAGCATCGATACCCAGGCACAAGTCACCCTGGACAAGGTCGACGGCGGCTTCGAGATCAGCACGGTGCACCTGTCGCTGCGCGCGAAGATTCCTGGTGCTGATCGCGCCGCCTTCGAGAAGGCCGTGGAAACCGCCAAGACCGGCTGCCCGGTCTCCAAGGTGCTGAACGCGGCGATCACCCTCGAAGCCGTGCTGGAAAACTGAGGCAACACCTGCGGCGCAGCCGGCTATTCGAACGGCGCGCCGCAAGCTTCAGATCGACGTCAGATCGCCGTCCCGCAGCGCAACACCTCACCGCGTGCGAGTACGTTTCTCTGCTCGTCATACAGCCATGCCTGCGCCTTCATCAGTTGCTGGCGCGCCTCGATGCGATAACGCTGCCCCGCGGCGAAATCGTCATAACGCAGGCGAATCTCGCAGGTCATGCGCAACGGCTCGCTCAACATGCCCACCGACCCGCCGCTGCGCACCTCGAATTGAAAGCGCGTTTCCAGCTCGTGCTGGCCAGGCGTTACCTGAAAGTAGCGGCCATCCGGCCAACGCTTGCGGTCGAGGCGGTCGGCCATCAGCAGGGTATCGGCAGTGGAATACAGCTCGACCCAGGCCTGCTGCGGGTCAGGCGTGGGCAGTGGCGAAGCGCAGGCGCCAAGCAGCATCAGGGCGGGAGCGAGAAATAGGACGCGCATGGCGACCTCCGATAAGGGTCCGGATACCAGCCTACACCGGGAGGCAGGCAAAACCGAGGCGAAAGGGGCTGGAGACTGCACACGCGATCAGCTAGCGTGACGGCATGCCCAACGCCTGCCCTATCGACCTGCTGCGCCGCATTGCGGTTCCCCTGCTCGCCCTGCTGCTGGGCGGCTGCTCGACGATCGACTACTACGCCCACCTCGGCCAGGGCCAGTGGCAGCTTTTGCACGCCCGCGAGCCAGTGCAGCGCATTCTCGAAGACCCGGCGACCGCCCCCGATCTGGCCAGGCGCCTGGCGCTGAGCCAGCAGGCGCGAGACTTCGCCAGCACGCAGTTGCAGCTACCTGAGAACCGCAGCTATCGGCTGTACGCCGACCTGGGTCGCCCCTTCGTGGTGTGGAACCTGTTCGCCACGCCGGAGTTTTCCCTCGAACCCGAGCTGCACTGCTTTCCCATCGCCGGCTGCGTCGCCTACCGTGGCTACTACCAGCAGGGTCGCGCGCGCGCCGCCGCCGCGCTGCTGCGCCAGCAGGGGCTGGATACCTACATCGGCGGCGTGGAGGCCTACTCGACTCTGGGCTGGTTCGACGATCCGCTGCTCAACACCATGCTGCGCTGGAGCGACGAACGCTTCATCGCGGTGATCTTTCACGAACTGGCACACCAGCAGTACTACCTGCCGGGGGATACCGCCTTCAACGAGTCCTTCGCCACCTTCGTCGAGCATGAAGGGCTGCGTCAGTGGCATGCCGCCCGCGGAGAAACACCACCGGCTGACGATGACCGCCAGCGCCAGCAGTTCATCGAACTGGTACTGGCCAGCCGCGAGCGCCTGCAGGCGCTCTATGCCAGCGAACAGCCGGAGCAAGCCATGCGCGCCGCCAAGCAGGCCGAATTCGATCGTCTGCGCCGCGACTACCGTACCCTGCGCCAAGTTGAATGGGGTGGCCAGGGCCGCTATGACGCCTGGATCGAGAGCCCGCTGAACAATGCCAAGCTACTGCCCTTTGGTCTCTACGACCAATGGGTGCCAGCCTTTGCCGCCCTGTTCGAGCATGAAGCACGAAACTGGCAGGCCTTCTATGCAGCCGTAGCCGCGCTCGGTCGGCTACCGGAAGCAGATCGTCGGGCCAGGTTGGAAAGCCTGCTGCAAAACGACTAGAACTGCTGGGCAAAATGCCAGTCCAACCTACTCAGGTTTCGCCCAACACTGGAGGTACAAGCGATGCAACGACTGATTCCCGCCCTGGCCCTGATGCTCCTGGCTGGCGGCGCGCTGGCCGCGCCCAAGCCCTGCGAAGAACTCAAGCAGGAAATTGAAGTGAAGATCCAGGCCAACAACGTGCCCAGCTACACCCTGGAAATCGTGCCCAACGACGAAGTTCAGGATCAGAGCATGGTCGTCGGCAGCTGCGACGGCGGCACCAAGAAGATCGTCTATCAGCGCAACGGCTGATGCCCGTGAAGTTGGCTTCCCGCAGCACGGCGGGAAGTCAGCAGCCGTTTCTCCCTTGACTCCACTTCCAGCGACTATCTTTGCGCTGGGTGGAGAGCCGTTCGCGGGCACGTCCGCTCCCACGAGGTGGCTTTTGTGGAGCGGACTTGCCCGCGAATCTTTCGCTCCGGCCTACGCCGGTGATCCGGCAGCAGCCGGGATCGATCAACGACTGAACGCCCGGTGCATCTCTTCCAGCGTCTCGAAATGGAAGGCCGGCGCCTCGCCGAGCAACTCTTCACGGCTACCGAAGCCGTAGCCCACTGCCACCGCCTGCAAGCCATTGCTGCGAGCGCCGATCAGGTCATGCTTGCGATCGCCGATCATCAGTGCCGAATCCGGCGCCAGTCGCTCCGACTCCAGCAGATGCGCCAGTAGCTCGACCTTGTTGGTGCGCGTGCCGTCCAGCTCGCTGCCGTAGATACGCTTGAAGTAACGGTTGAAACCGAAGTGCCGGGCAATTTCTTCGGCGAACACCGTCGGTTTGCTGGTCGCGATATACAGCGTCCGCCCCTGCGCCACCAGCGCTTCGAGCAGCGCCTCGACACCCTCGAATACCCGATTCTCGTACAGACCGGTCACCCGGAAACGCTCGCGATAATGATTGACCGCCTGCCAGCCGGTGGCCTCGTCCAGCGCATAGGTCGCCATGAAGCACTGCAGCAGCGGCGGGCCGATGAAATGCTCCAGCGCAGCCAGATCAGGCTCATCGATACCCAGCTTGGCCAGCGCGTACTGCACCGAACGGGTGATGCCCTCACGCGGGTCGGTGAGCGTGCCATCGAGATCGAAAAGGAGGGTGGAGTGATGCATGGGCGAGTGCCTATTCGCAACTGGAACGGTGGCGAAGGATACCCGCCTTTGCCCAGGCATTCACGCCTGGGCAGCTTGCGCGCGATAGCCCCAGCGCAGCCCGAGGCGAGTGAATGGCCACAGCAGCGCCAGTTGCAGCAGGCTGAAGAACAGCATCAATACGAGGCTGTTTCCCAGTCCAAGCCAAAGCAGCACCAGCAGCACAATGCCGCAAAGCAGAGCACTGCCTATCCACAGTGACAGGGTGATCGCCACCGCTGCTGCCAGCCGTCCGCCATTGAAACCTCGTACCTGCGCTGGCAATGCTGCACGCGCGGTGAAGAGCGCGACCAGCAGAAACAGCACGGCATTCACCAGGTTGACCAGCCCTTCCCAGCCCTGCAGCTCGTACCCATAGGCCATCCCGCTCAGCAACTGAGTGGTCATCCCCGCCAGTTGCAGGGAAGCCACCACGACAGCCAGCGCGAAGCACCAGGCCAGTGTCGTGCCCGACACCTGCAAATCGTCAGCGCCTACTTCGGCCTGCTGGCGGAACAGATGCAACAGCAGCCAGAGCGGTAGCAGCGCCTCGAGGCAGAAGATCAGCAAACCGACGCCCCACCAGCCGAGACCGAACAGCAGACGCACGACGCCGTAGACATCCAGTTGCTGATACAGCCACGCGTAGAGTTGCCCAG harbors:
- a CDS encoding putative bifunctional diguanylate cyclase/phosphodiesterase; the protein is MGNEQEFLDLLQHIAPDLDELRQRLRFLDWRQVDNERLARCAQRVERANQNFVDTLYQELADYPAPTAILGDRAVIERLKQRQADYYRGLWLSPLDEAYVLERLRIGWVHQRVGVDLKWYLGAYRLYLDRLLGELLGSSVASDCFSSLIKKVFFDIGLALDSYGAAQRKALQDSEARYARAMRGANDGLWEWQLEQDQLYLSERWIRMLDLDRDSLSPTSQSWFSRVHSDDLPGLRQAIDNHLRGLSPFLHHEYRIRRRDGSYLWVLVRGVADTCSSGLRRMAGSQSDISQRRAAEEQLHHAARHDPLTGLANRARLSELLQQAVQRRQRPGAREAALLFIDLDRFKLINDSLGHQTGDRVLVEVAERLSHCLRPGDHLARFGGDEFVALLDDLACMGDAERVAQRMLDSLHVPLRLPEQTLAVSASIGIAGLQESGQPLDPLQAADLALYRAKSAGKAQFARYSNELQQQAQRQLELQNALAQAGARGELRLVYQPICQLDGNQPRLIGVEALLRWQHQGREISPLEFIPCLEESGEILAVGDWVLQQACSQVRAWQLAGQPHLRCSVNLSSRQLQQSDFAARVADILRHSGLPPSSLVLEITESQLMEDSAQNLACLRELASLGIQLALDDFGTGYSSLGYLKRFPLHIIKVDKSFIAGAPQDSESLAITRAIIGLGHSLGLAVVAEGVEKQAQLDFLYSEGCHYAQGYWFSQPRAPRELQRLLDGEDCFEGLWCQLRKEGVQA
- a CDS encoding methyl-accepting chemotaxis protein, producing the protein MKRNLPVSGRQIPVPPQTNILSTTDLKGALTYVNPELVAISGFSEDELIGRNHNIVRHPDMPPAAFAHLWQTLKSGRSWMGLVKNRCKNGDHYWVSAYVTPMRRDGQVVEYQSVRTAASAEQVASAEALYAELLAGRTPSALRRPLLEPGRRLALLGLLLPPFGALLTSLALGLPLPPQLAAGALLGLVLAGVIQHALRPLRGLAEMARRHADNPLSQFLYSGRRDDFGAIAFALQSLQAEAGAVVGRIADSARQLNGEAGQLAGAVEHHNSATLQQHQETEQVASAMGQMAVSVQEVARNAQLSASAASAADQETGDGRQLVEDTRRQIATLAEALQASHAQVRQLADSSREIGKVLTVIGDIAERTNLLALNAAIEAARAGDAGRGFAVVADEVRALARRTQAATSEIDAIIGGLQGTIDGSVAAMTDSQQHAQAIAGQAQQAAEALSGITERVSQISDMNLQIASAVEQQSAVGDDIQRNLHGIRQACASTAEASARSHGSAEQLADLAARLQLLAEQFWSQRQDRPI
- a CDS encoding LLM class flavin-dependent oxidoreductase, encoding MSRLASIKLSTLDLAPIRDDGDAAQALHNSLALARHVESLGFERFWVAEHHNMDGIASSATSVLLGYLAAGTSKIRLGAGGVMLPNHAPLVIAEQFGTLATLYPGRIELGLGRAPGADQYTAHALRRSRDGSVDDFPNDVEELQAYLGPRQEGQRVIAMPGTGTNVPIWLLGSSLFSAQLAGIKGLPYAFASHFAPRYLHEAIRIYRNHFRPSEVLDKPYVMLGVPLLAADSDEQAQHLATSAFQRILALIRGQSLVQRAPVASMEGLWLPHERQAVSEFLGLAAIGGPQTVRQRLEQLLEQTEADELIFTCDMYDFADRLHAFDILAELQRG
- a CDS encoding OsmC family protein, with protein sequence MKKTASAHWQGGIKDGKGTISTQSGALKDSPYGFNTRFEDKPGTNPEELIGAAHAGCFSMALSKELGEAGMTAESIDTQAQVTLDKVDGGFEISTVHLSLRAKIPGADRAAFEKAVETAKTGCPVSKVLNAAITLEAVLEN
- a CDS encoding PA0061/PA0062 family lipoprotein, producing MRVLFLAPALMLLGACASPLPTPDPQQAWVELYSTADTLLMADRLDRKRWPDGRYFQVTPGQHELETRFQFEVRSGGSVGMLSEPLRMTCEIRLRYDDFAAGQRYRIEARQQLMKAQAWLYDEQRNVLARGEVLRCGTAI
- a CDS encoding aminopeptidase, producing the protein MPNACPIDLLRRIAVPLLALLLGGCSTIDYYAHLGQGQWQLLHAREPVQRILEDPATAPDLARRLALSQQARDFASTQLQLPENRSYRLYADLGRPFVVWNLFATPEFSLEPELHCFPIAGCVAYRGYYQQGRARAAAALLRQQGLDTYIGGVEAYSTLGWFDDPLLNTMLRWSDERFIAVIFHELAHQQYYLPGDTAFNESFATFVEHEGLRQWHAARGETPPADDDRQRQQFIELVLASRERLQALYASEQPEQAMRAAKQAEFDRLRRDYRTLRQVEWGGQGRYDAWIESPLNNAKLLPFGLYDQWVPAFAALFEHEARNWQAFYAAVAALGRLPEADRRARLESLLQND
- a CDS encoding DUF1161 domain-containing protein, translating into MQRLIPALALMLLAGGALAAPKPCEELKQEIEVKIQANNVPSYTLEIVPNDEVQDQSMVVGSCDGGTKKIVYQRNG
- a CDS encoding HAD family hydrolase — translated: MHHSTLLFDLDGTLTDPREGITRSVQYALAKLGIDEPDLAALEHFIGPPLLQCFMATYALDEATGWQAVNHYRERFRVTGLYENRVFEGVEALLEALVAQGRTLYIATSKPTVFAEEIARHFGFNRYFKRIYGSELDGTRTNKVELLAHLLESERLAPDSALMIGDRKHDLIGARSNGLQAVAVGYGFGSREELLGEAPAFHFETLEEMHRAFSR